GCTCAAGGCCGTGGGCAGCGGTGCGAGCCCCTCCGCGCTGGCCGCCCAGGGGGTCACCCCGGACTCCTGGTTCAACGCCTCCACGATCAAGTTCAACGCCTACCGGGACGTCGAGCAGACCCTGGTGAACAAGGCCGTGGACGAGGCGGCGCAGATCTCGTCGGACGCCCGGCGCGATGCGATCGTCAACGGCGCGATCGTGGTGCTGGCGCTCCTCGCCGCCTTCTTCGTGGCCGCCCGGATGGCCCGGTCGATGAGCCATTCGATGCGGCAACTGCGCAACGCCGCCTTCGACGTCGCCGAGAAGCGGCTGCCTGCGGTGGTCGACCAGCTCTCCCGCACCGACCCCGGACGGGTGGACACCCGGGTCAGGTCGATACCGATCAACACCCGGGACGAGATCGGCGAGGTGGCCCGCGCCTTCGACCAGGTGCACCGCGAGGCGATCCGGCTCGCGGCCGAGCAGGCGATGCTGCGCGGCGGCGTCAACGCGATCTTCACCAACCTTTCCAGTCGCAACCAGGGACTGATCGAGCGGCAGCTGACCCTGATCTCCGAACTGGAGAGCCGGGAGGCCGATCCGGACCAGCTGGAGCACCTCTTCCGGCTGGACCACCTGGCCACCCGTATGCGGCGCAACGGCGAGAACCTCCTGATCCTCGCGGGCGAGGAGCCCGGCCGGCGCTGGAACCAGCCGGTGCCGCTGATCGACGTGTTGCGGGCCGCCTCCTCCGAGGTGGAGTCCTACGAGCGGATCGAGCTGGCCGGGATCTCCGAGAGCGAGATCCACGGCACCGCGGTGACCGACCTGGTGCACCTCCTGGCCGAGCTGCTGGAGAACGCCACCACCTTCTCCTCCCCGCACACCAAGGTGCGGGTCACCTCGACCCGGCTGCCCGACGGCCGGGTGGTGGTGGAGATCCACGACAAGGGCATCGGCCTGACCGCCGAGGACTTCGCCGACATCAACCACAAGCTGGCCAATCCGCCGACGGTGGACGCCTCGGTGTCCCAGCGCATGGGCCTGTTCGTGGTCGGCCGCCTCGCCGACCGGCACGGCATCCGGGTCCAGCTGCGCCCCTCCGGGGAGCTGGCGGGCACCACCTCGCTGGTGATGCTGCCCGAGGCGATCACCCACGGCGGTGGCGGCGAGGAGCTGCCCCAGGACGACTTCACGGTCTCCCGGATCGTTCCCGAGCCGCAGCCCGCTCCCTCCTACGAGGACGCGAGCGAGCTGTCCTCGCGCACCGCCGCCGAGCTGGGCTTCGACGACTCCGCCTACGACCGGGACCAGGGGCAGAACCAGTTCCTGGGCCAGTACAGCGGAATGGGAGCCACCCCGCCCGAGCAGGATCCGCGCCATGACCAGGCCGCTTCCGGCCCGTTGGCGCAGTCCGGGTACCAGAATTCCGCCTTTACGCAACCGGAAGCGAATTACACAACTCAAACGGAATCCGAACAGCAGCCGTACATCGGCTATAACTCACCCTCTCAGCAGGGAGAGTGGGGCGATTCCGGATCTTTCGAGATGCCCTTCGCGTCGCAGTTCGGGACCGAAGCGGAATCGGGACCCAGCGCTCCCGAAGTTTCCCGGGACCGCGTAGAGTTCCACCGTCCGGGCCCTTCCCCGAGCGGAATCCACTCGATGACCGACGCCGGGCTTCCGCGTCGTGACAAGCAGTGGCAGCCGTCCGAGGAGACAGGGGCACAGGGGATGGTCGGGGATCCGGCGGCGCCCGCGGCGCCGCAGCGGCCCCACCAGGCTCCCCAGCAGCAGGAGGACGGTGCCCCGTGGCAGTCGGAGAACGACCAGCGCTGGCACCGTGCCGAGCGGCTGCGCGAGCCGAAGGCCGGCGGGGTCACATCGTCCGGCCTGCCCCGCCGGGTGCCCAAGGCCAATCTGGTCGAGGGCGCCGCGGAGCCGACCGGACAGGGCGGCCCCCAGGTCTCCCGCGCCCCGGAGGACGTCCGCGGCAGGCTGAGCAACCTGCGCCGCGGCGTCCAGCGGGGACGCGACGCGAGGTCCGGGACCCCCGGGCGTGACCAGCATGACCAACAGGGCTTCGGCCCCGGCAGCACCTACGATCAGGAGCGTTAGTGTGAGCCCGATGAGCCAGGCGGCGCAGAACCTGAACTGGTTGATCACCAACTTCGTGGACAACACCCCCGGGGTGTCCCACACGGTGGTGGTCTCCGCCGACGGACTCCTTCTGGCGATGTCCGAAGGCTTCCCCCGTGACCGAGCCGATCAACTGGCGGCGGTGGCCTCCGGCCTGACCTCGCTCACCTCCGGAGCCTCCCGCATCTTCGAAGGCGGCGTGGTCAACCAGACCGTCGTCGAAATGGAACGAGGCTTCCTCTTCATCATGTCGATCTCCGACGGATCCTCCCTCGCCGTGCTCGCCCACCCCGAGTGCGACATCGGCCTCGTCGGCTACGAGATGGCCCTGCTGGTCGATCGCGCGGGCAACGTCCTCACCCCGGATCTGCGCGCGGAATTGCAGGGCAGTCTTCTCAACTAGCAAACATGGAGTGCGTTTCGCGCCACCGCGCCATAGGGTGCGGTGGCGCGACCGGCAAGACAGGCGAGTTGGAGGAGGACACGTGGCAACGCCCCCTAGCGGATATCCGTACGCCCACGGGCAGCCGTCCGAGCCGCGCGGAGAGGGCCCAGTGAAGCGCTACAACTTCCCCTCCGCACCCAGCCGCCAGGCCCGCTCCCCACAGCAGCCGGAGCCCCAGCGGGAGCAGCAGCCCCCGCGGCGGCAGCCGCAGCGGCCCCAGCAACAGCCGTACACGCCCTCCTACGCGCCTCCCGGGCCGTCGGAGGGGTCTTGGTACGACGCGCCGCCCGCGCCCCGTATCGAGCCCGTACAGCCGCCTGAGCGCCCCGCCCCGGAACCTTCCTCCCCCGCGGGCGGCACCCATAACCCTCTGGTGCGCCCGTACGCCATGACAGGGGGCCGGACCCGGCCCCGGTACCAGCTCGCCATCGAGGCGCTGGTGCACACCACGGCCGACCCCGCTCAGCTCCAGGGCCAACTGCCCGAGCACCAGCGGATCTGCCACCTGTGCCGCGAGATCAAGTCGGTCGCCGAGATCTCCGCACTGCTCACCATTCCTCTCGGCGTAGCCCGCATCCTCGTAGCCGACCTGGCCGAGGCGGGGCTCGTCGCGATCCATCAGCCCGGCGGCGACGAGTCCGCCGGCGGTCAGCCTGACGTGACACTGCTCGAAAGGGTGCTCAGTGGACTTCGCAAGCTCTAGCGGTGCAGCCCGCTCCACCACCTCCGCGAAAATCGTGGTGGCGGGCGGCTTCGGCGTGGGCAAGACCACGTTCGTCGGCGCGGTCTCGGAGATCAACCCGCTGCGCACCGAAGCCGTGATGACCTCCGCCTCGGCGGGCATCGACGATCTCACCCACGCGCCGGACAAGACCACCACCACGGTGGCCATGGACTTCGGCCGCATCACGCTGGACCAGGACCTGATCCTGTACCTGTTCGGCACGCCCGGCCAGGACCGCTTCTGGTTCATGTGGGACGACCTGGTCCGCGGCGCCATCGGCGCGGTCGTCCTGGTGGACACCCGCCGCCTCGCCGACTGCTTCCCGGCGGTCGACTACTTCGAGAACTCCGGGCTGCCCTTCGTCATCGCCCTCAACGGCTTCGACGGGCACCAGCCCTACAACCCCGAAGAGGTCCGCGAGGCCCTCCAGATCGGCCCGGACGCGCCGATCATCACCACCGACGCCCGCCACCGCAGCGAGGCCAAGAGCGCGCTGATCACCCTGGTCGAGCACGCGCTGATGGCCCGGCTGCGCTAGCCGAGGCCGACGGCGGAAGCCAAAATCCCCTGCTCTCCGAAGGAGAACAGGGGATTTGTGCGTTTCGCCGGGCCTGCTCGGGCGTCCGGGCGGTGTGCGGCCGTCCGGACCCGGCGGCGCCGGTGGGCGCTCAGCCCTGCCAGCTGTGCGGTGCGCTGAACGCCGGGCGGCGCTCCAGACGGCGCCAGCGGGCGGCGCTGCGGCTCGGGCGGGTGGAGCCGGCGGTCCGGTGGGTGCCGGCGGCCGCGCGGGCGAGCAGCACCGCGGTGACCGCGGCGAGCTCCTCGGCGTCGGCGTGGCCCTTCTCGACCCGGACCAGGGTGGCCGCCGCCGCGGCGGCGGGATCGGCGATATCGCTGGGTGTGCTCACGGTTTTCTCTTCTCCCTTGTCGCGCGGGTCCCGCGCGAGGTCGTGAACGTGAGGGGTTACTGCGGCGGGTTGCCGTGCTTGCGGGACGGCAGGTCGGCGTGCTTGTCGCGCAGCATCGCCAGGGACCGGATGAGGACCTCACGGGTTTCGGTCGGGTCGATCACATCGTCGACCAGCCCCCGCTCGGCCGCGTAGTACGGGTGCATCAGCTCGGACTTGTACTCCTTGACCATGCGGGCGCGCATGGCCTCGGGGTCGTCGGCTCCGGCGATCTGACGGCGGAAGATCACGTTGGCGGCGCCCTCGGCACCCATCACCGCGATCTCGTTGGTCGGCCAGGCGTAGGTCAGGTCGGCCCCGATGGACTGGGAGTCCATCACGATGTAGGCGCCGCCGTACGCCTTGCGCAGGATGACGGAGATCCGCGGCACGGTGGCGTTGCAGTACGCGTACAGCATCTTGGCGCCGTGCCGGATGATCCCGCCGTGCTCCTGGTCCACACCGGGCAGGAAGCCGGGCACGTCGAGGAAGGTGACCAGCGGGATGTTGAAGGCGTCGCACATCTGGATGAAGCGCGCGGACTTCTCCGACGCCTCGATGTCCAGCACCCCGGCCAGCGACTGCGGCTGGTTGGCGATGATGCCGACCACCTGGCCGTCGAGCCGGGTCAGCGCGCAGATGATGTTGGTCGCCCAGCGCTCGTGGACCTCGAGGTACTCACCGTCGTCGACGATCTCCTCGATGACCTTGCGCATGTCGTACGGCCGGTTGCCGTCGGCCGGGACGAGGTCCAGCAGCGAGTCGCCGCGCCGGGAGGCCGGGTCGTCGGACTCGACGGTCGGCGGGTTCTCACGGTTGTTCTGCGGCAGCAGCGACAGGAGGTAGCGGACCTCCTCGAGGCAGGTCTCCTCGTCGTCGTAGGCGAAGTGGCACACACCCGAGGTCTCGGCGTGCACATCGGCGCCGCCCAGTCCGTTCTGGCTGACCTTCTCGCCCGTCACCGCCTGGACCACATCGGGTCCGGTGATGAACATCTGCGAGGTCTCCCGGACCATGAAGACGAAGTCCGTCAGCGCCGGGGAGTACGCCGCGCCGCCCGCGCACGGGCCGAGCATCACACTGATCTGGGGGATGACACCGGACGCCTTGGTGTTCCGCTGGAAGATGCCGCCGTAACCGGCGAGCGCCGAGACGCCCTCCTGGATACGGGCACCGGCGCCGTCGTTGAGGGACACCAGCGGCGCCCCGGCCGAGATGGCCATGTCCATAATCTTGTGGATCTTGGTCGCGTGGGCTTCCCCCAGCGCCCCGCCGAAGATCCTGAAGTCGTGTGCGTAGACGAACACCGTCCGTCCGTGGACGGTCCCCCAGCCGGTGACGACACCGTCGGTGTAAGGCTTCTTGGCCTCAAGCCCGAACCCGGTCGCACGATGCCGCCGCAGCGGCTCCACCTCGTTGAAGGACCCCTCGTCAAGCAGCAGATCGATCCGCTCGCGAGCAGTCAGCTTCCCCTTGGCCTTCTGAGCCTCGGTCGCCCGCTCGCTCGGGCCGCGCCGAGCCTGCTCGCGAATCGCGTGCAGCTCGGCGACGCGCCCGCGAACGTCACTCGCCTCAGCAGGCGCACCTTCGAGATTGGTCATGCAATGACGGTACGTTCCCGGACCCCCGGAAACGCATGTCAATTCCCTACAACGTCAGGGGCGTTTTGGTGGGCAGGCGGAACAGAACTGGACAGCGGCTTTCCCACTACCTGGTGTCCTAAAGGACTATCGGCCCTGTCGGCACCCCACAAACCTCCAGGCCGTGACGGTGCGGGGGGCGGGCGCGACCACCCGGATGGGCGCCGTCCGCCGGAGCGGCCGTGCGGCCGGATCGGGCAACGGAGCACGTCGGCCGCGCTCCGCTCCCCGCACCCTACTCCGGCGGCCGCCGGAGCCGCACCATCCGCATGTCCCGCCGCCCGGCCGGCGTCACTCCTGCGGGTCCACTCCGGCCCGCAGCAGCCCGTAGGCGTAGGCGTCGTCCAGGGCCTGCCAGGACGCGGCGATCACGTTCTCCCCGACGCCCACGGTCGACCACTCCCCCTGGCCGTCCGCGGTGGAGACCAGCACCCGGGTCGTGGACTCGGTGCCGTGCTTGCCTTCCAGGATGCGGACCTTGTAGTCCACCAGCTCCATCGTGGCCAGCTGCGGGTAGATCCGCTCCAGCCCCACCCGCAGCGCCCGGTCCAGCGCGTTGACCGGGCCGTTGCCCTCCGCCGTGGCGACGATGCGCTCGCCCTTGGCCCACAGCTTCACGGTGGCCTCGTTGGCGTGGGTGCCGTCCGGGCGGTCCTCGACGATCGCCCGCCAGGACTCGACGCGGAAGAAGCGGCGGGGACGGCCCTCGACCTCCTGGCGCAGCAGCAGCTCGAAGGAGGCGTCGGCGGCCTCGTAGGTGTAGCCCTCGAGCTCCCGCTCCTTGACCCGCGCCACGATCCGGCCCACCAGCGCCCGGTCGTCGCCGAGGTCGATGCCCAGCTCCTTGCCCTTGAGCTCGATCGACGCCCGACCGGCCATGTCGGAGACGAGCATCCGCATGGTGTTGCCGACCCGCTCGGGGTCGATGTGCTGGTACAGATCCGGATCGACCTTGATCGCGGAGGCGTGGAGTCCGGCCTTGTGGGCGAAGGCGGAAACACCCACATAGGGCTGGTGAGTGGACGGCGTCAGATTGACGACCTCGGCGATCGCGTGCGAGATCCGGGTCATCTCCTCCAGTGCGCCCTCCGGCAGCACCCGGCGGCCGTACTTGAGCTCCAGGGCCGCGACGACGGGGAAGAGGTTGGCATTGCCCACGCGCTCGCCGTAGCCGTTGGCCGTGCACTGGACGTGGGTGGCGCCCGCGTCCACGGCGGCGAGGGTGTTGGCGACCGCGCAGCCGGTGTCGTCCTGGGCGTGGATGCCCAGCCGCGCCCCGGTGTCGGCCAGCACGGTGCGGACCACCGCGTCGATCTGGCCGGGGAGCATGCCGCCGTTGGTGTCGCAGAGGATCACCACCTCGGCGCCCGCCTCGTGGGCGGCGGAGACGACCTGCTTGGCGTAGCCGGCGTTGGCCCGGTAGCCGTCGAAGAAGTGCTCGCAGTCGAGGAAGACCCGGCGGCCCTGGGACCGCAGATAGGCGACGGTCTCCCGGACCATCGCGAGGTTCTCCTCGAGCGTGGTGCGCAGGGCCAGCTCCACATGGCGGTCGTGGGACTTCGCCACCAGGGTGATCACCGGCGCCCCGGACTCCAGCAGCGCCTTGACCTGGGCGTCGTCCTCGGCACGCACCCCCGCCTTGCGGGTGGCGCCGAACGCCACCAGCTGGGCGTGTTTGAAGTCGATCTCGGCGCGGGCCCGGGCGAAGAACTCCGTGTCGCGCGGGTTGGCGCCGGGCCAGCCGCCCTCGATGAAGCCCACGCCGAAGTCGTCCAGGTGACGGGCGATGGTCAGCTTGTCCGCGACCGTGAGGTTGATGCCCTCGCGCTGCGCTCCGTCGCGCAGGGTGGTGTCGAAGACATGGAAGCCGTCGTCGGGCAGATCCTTCATGGTTGGTCTGGCTCCTGTCGGATGGATCTCGGTCTACCGGAATATCCGGTTCCGCGCCCTCCTATGATCCCTCACGCTTCGCATCCGGCGGGATGGTCCGGAAAACGAAAAGACCCCTCGCGGGTGCGAGAGGTCTGCGCGCGGGTCTGGGGCACGATGGCCGCCCTGTACCGGGTCGTACGGGCGGTCACTGCGGACCGGCGCGCCTGCTGCCAATAATCATGACGAACGAGGGCACGGAGGCAGTCTGGCACATTCCGCCCCCGCGCTCTCATCCGTCTCAGGATGCGAACCCCCGGCGTCAACGAGGTGACGCCCCAAGGTCAGCCCAGGGGGTGCATCCAGCCATGCGGGTCCGGGGCGGCACCGGTCTGGATGTCCAGCAGCGACTTGCGCAGCCGCATGGTCACCTCGCCCGGCTCACCGTCGGCCACCGTCCAGCTCGCCCGGGCGGACTTGACCGAGCCGACCGGGGTGATCACGGCCGCCGTACCGCAGGCGAAGACCTCGGTGAGGGTCCCGTCGGCGTTGCCCTCGCGCCAGTCGTCGACGGAGATCCGGCCCTCGGTGACCTCGTAGCCGAGGTCGGCGGCGATCTCCAGCAGCGAGGCGCGGGTGATCCCCGGCAGCAGCGAACCGGACAGCTCGGGCGTCACGATGCGGTTCCCGTACACGAAGTACAGGTTCATCCCGCCCATCTCCTCGATCCAGCGGCGCTCGATCGCGTCCAGCCAGACCACCTGGTCACAGCCCTGCTCGGCGGCCTGCGCCTGGGCGACCAGGGAGGCCGCGTAGTTGCCGCCCGTCTTGGCCGCGCCGGTGCCGCCGGGCGCCGCGCGGACGTACTCCTCCGAGAGCCAGACCGAGACCGGCTGCACACCGCCGGGGAAGTAGGCCCCGGCCGGGGAGGCGATCACCACGAAGAGGAACTCGTTCGCGGGCCGGACACCGAGCCCGACCTCGGTGGCGAACATGAAGGGCCGCAGGTACAGGGACTGCTCCCCGTGGCCCGGCACCCACGCCTTGTCCTGGGTGACCAGCGCGTCACACGCCGCGATGAAGGTCTCGACGGGGAGCTCCGGCATGCCCATGCGGCGCGCGGACGTCTGGAACCGCTCGGCGTTCTGGTCGGGGCGGAACGTGGCCACGGTGCCGTCGGGCCGGCGGTACGCCTTGAGCCCCTCGAAGATCGTCTGGGCGTAGTGCAGCGTCATGTTCGCCGGGTCGAGCGACAGCGGGGCGTACGGCACGAGCTGGGCCTCGTGCCAGCCACGGCCCTCCGTCCACTTGACCGTCACCATGTGATCGGTGAAGTGGCGGCCGAATCCGGGGTTGGCCAGGATCTTCTCCCGCTCGGCGGCGGGCATGGGGTGGGAGGAGGGCTTGAGCTCGATCGTGGGCGTCGTCATGGCAGGTAGTCCTTCACCTTTGGTTGTGGCGGACCGCGCTCTCACCATCCTGCCCGCAAGCGGTACTAGGACGTCCAAGCTCTTCTTCACACAGCGGCCCCACCGGGGATTATCTCCTAGGTGGGGCCGAGGAAGGAACGTGGTGGAACGCGCGGCCCGAGGTCGATCGTCGCACCCAGCCGCGCGTCGGCACAGGCTGGGGTCAGCCGGATACTCGGGCGGCGAGCGCGTCGCCGATCTCGTCGGTGGTGCGCGGCGCGGCCGCGTCCCGCTCGGCGAGGTCCGAAGCGACGGCGGTCTCGATACGGGCCGCCTCGTCCCCGTAGCCGAGGTGCGACAGCAGCAGGGCCACCGACAGCACGGTCGCCGTCGGGTCGGCCTTGCCGGTACCCGCGATGTCCGGCGCGGAGCCGTGGACCGGCTCGAACATCGACGGGAAGGCGCCGGAGGGGTTGATGTTGCCGCTCGCGGCGAGCCCGATGCCGCCGGTGACGGCGGCGGCGAGGTCGGTAAGGATGTCACCGAAGAGGTTGTCGGTGACGATCACGTCGAACCGCTCCGGCTGGGTGACGAAGAAGATCGTAGCGGCGTCGACGTGCAGATAGTCGGTGGTGACCTCGGGGTACTCCTGGCCGACCCGGTCGAAGATGTTCTTCCACAGGTGGCCGGCGTGCACCAGGACGTTGTTCTTGTGCACGAGGGTCAGCTTCTTGCGCGGCCGGGCCTTGGCGCGCTCGTAGGCGTCCCGGACCACACGCTCGACACCGTGGGCGGTGTTCAGGCTGACCTCGGTGGCGACCTCGTCCGGGGTACCGGTGCGCATCGAGCCGCCATTGCCCACGTACGGGCCCTCGGTGCCCTCGCGGACGACCACGAAGTCGATGTCGGGGCGGCCGGCCAGCGGGGTCGGGGTGTTCGGGAAGAGCTTCGACGGACGCAGGTTGACGTAGTGGTCGAAGGCGAAGCGCAGCTTGAGCAGCAGCCCGCGCTCGAGCACACCCGAGGGCACCGAGGGGTCGCCGATGGCGCCGAGCAGGATCGCGTCATGGTCCTTCAGCGACTCCAGCTCCGCGTCCGGCAGGGTGTCGCCGGTGGCGTGCCAGCGCTGGGCGCCGAGGTCGTAACTCCGCGTCTCCAGCTTCACGTCCTGCGGAAGGGCGGCGGAGAGGACCTTCAGGCCCTGGGCCACGACTTCCTGGCCGATACCGTCACCGGGGATCACTGCGAGGCGAATGCTGCGAGACATACCGGGACCCTACCGCTCGTCCCATGGATTGACATAGGCGTTCCACCATTCGGACGGCCGCCCAGCGGCAATCCCTCGTTCACCCTCTGTATGGCGCGCTGTTGACCGCTCGGGGGACATTCCGGTCCATGGACACACCACGGTTCGGCGTACCGGAACGGCTCGCCCAGCGGATGACCATGGCGGAGCAGCACGAGTATCTGCGGGCCCGGCTCTCCCGCCGCCGGGTGCTGCGCCGGGGCGCCGCCACGGCGGGCACGGTCGCGGGCGCGGGGCTGCTGGGCGGGGCGGCGTGCGCCGCCGACACCAAGCCGGCGCCGGCCGCGGGCCCGAGGGCGGGGGCCGCCACGGTGGACGGCGCGCTGGTCGCCCCGTTCGGCCGCCATCTGGCCTTCGGCGCCGATCCGCGGACGCAGATGCGGATCTCCTGGCAGGTGCCGTTCGCGGTGCGCAAGCCGTATGTGCGGATCGGCACCAGCCCGCTGGAGCTCACCCGCAAGGTCGAGGCCGAGGTCCGTCATCTGCACACCCCGTCGCTGAGCGACAAGCTGCCCGCGGTCGACCAGTTCTATCTGCACGCCGCCGTGGACGACCTGCGCCCCGGGGTCACCTACTACTACGGCGTCGGGCACGCGGACCGCGATCCGGCCGAGCCGCGTCACTTCGCGTCCGTGGGCACCTTCCGCACCGCGCCGGACCGGCCCGGGAAGTTCGTCTTCACCGCCTTCGGCGACCAGGGGGTGAGCTATGACGCGCTCGCCAACGACCAGTTGATCCTTGGCCAGAATCCGTCGTTCCATCTGCACGCCGGGGATCTGTGCTACGCGGACACCACCGGCCACGGGAAGAAGTCCGACCTCTATGACGCCCGGGTCTGGGACTCCTTCCTCGCCCAGACCGACTCGGTCGCGGCGAGCGTGCCGTGGATGGTGACGACCGGGAACCACGACATGGAGGCGTGGTACTCCCCCGACGGCTACGGCGGCCAGCTGGCCCGCTGGTCGCTGCCCGGGAACGGGCCGGACCCGCGCAAGGCGCCCGGCGTCTATGCGTTCGTCTACGGGAACGTGGGCGTGGTCGCCCTGGACGCCAATGACGTGTCGTACGAGATGCCGGCCAACAAGGGGTACACGGGCGGGGCGCAGACCCGCTGGCTGGACCGGGAGCTGGAGCAGCTGCGCAAACGGCCCGGCATCGACTTCCTGGTGGTCTTCTTCCACCACTGCGCCTACTCCACCACCAGCGCCCACGCCTCGGACGGCGGGGTGCGCGACGCGTGGGTGCCGCTGTTCGACAAGCACCAGGTGGACCTGGTCATCAACGGCCACAACCACGTCTACGAGCGGACCGACGCCCTCCGGGGCGGCAAGGTCGCCCGCCGGGTCCCGGTGGAGGGGAGCGCCGACGCGGTGCGCGACGGGATCGTCTATGTGACCGCGGGCGGGGCGGGCGCCAAGCTCTACGAGTTCCCGGTGCCCGACAGCTACGAGGGGCACGTCAAGGACCTCGACGAGGTGAAGACCTACCACTGGACCAAGGACGGCGAGAAGAACCGGGACAGCGCGGACTGGTCCCGGGTCCGCTACACCGGCTTCTCGTTCCTCGCGGTGGAGGTGGAGCCGGGCCCCCGCCCCAGGCTCACGGTCACGGCCCTGGCGGAGTCGGGCGAGCGGGTGGACCGCTTCGAGGTCACCCGGCCCCGGCGTCAGTGACCGGTGGCGCCGCCGTTGTCCCGGCGGTCGAGGGCGCGCTGAAGTGCGGCGGCGGCCTTCTTGCGGTCGGTGTTGTCGGTCTTGCGGCGGATCCTGCGGACAGTCGTCTCGGCCATGATCACATCTCCTCTGCTGAACCCGGTGACGCCCGGGAGGAAGGAAAGCTCCCCGAGAAGGTGGCTGCCGGAAGGGGCGGGGGCCTGGGTGCGGCAGGGGTCACCTGCGCGATGTGCACCGGCCACGGCCGCCATCGCTGGATGCAGCGAGACGTTCGGCTTCCACAAAAGTAAGGCAGCGGAGCGTCAGTGTCTGCACAATTAGTCGGACGTCCTATTATCTGAGACGCGAACAGGGTGACATCGGCCACTGACCCAGGGTGATCATCCATCGGCGTCACGCCGGTGATCGAGGCCGACCCCCGTCCGACCTCGACCAACGGCGGCCGATCGCAAGTCCGTGGGCGTTCCCGCGCCTGGTTACCCACGTAAACTGCGGTAAATAGTGCCTACTTGACTGCTTGACGCTAGCACCGCCGCGTATCGGGCGTCCACAGATTTCCCCCGACGCGCCCC
This genomic interval from Streptomyces asiaticus contains the following:
- a CDS encoding DUF742 domain-containing protein, encoding MATPPSGYPYAHGQPSEPRGEGPVKRYNFPSAPSRQARSPQQPEPQREQQPPRRQPQRPQQQPYTPSYAPPGPSEGSWYDAPPAPRIEPVQPPERPAPEPSSPAGGTHNPLVRPYAMTGGRTRPRYQLAIEALVHTTADPAQLQGQLPEHQRICHLCREIKSVAEISALLTIPLGVARILVADLAEAGLVAIHQPGGDESAGGQPDVTLLERVLSGLRKL
- a CDS encoding sensor histidine kinase: MRRSKPDPAQEARGNFTPPPRTGTAASPAEAAGPPAPSGGRISPRNWRVRGRLYAILLIPVLVALVFGGFQVASSVSTWNEARDAERTAQVVRAATTYAHALVNERDLTAGPLLSGTNEATVSKARAASDAAKKDFDKAVADMPQTPTLKRRLKAFRAAEPQLVALRRNAYTDRLDGVKTEEGYVAVEHGLIEFANELGLGTGNITSYGRTVYAVSLAKGAESLQRSIGTHLLVKPGPSTTDRKTQLTAFTSYVYLEGIALGEFEAAGTPQDVTRLEDTLTTAEKRAQTQIAEAKRKAEADGKKFVAPPGMDKMLKAVGSGASPSALAAQGVTPDSWFNASTIKFNAYRDVEQTLVNKAVDEAAQISSDARRDAIVNGAIVVLALLAAFFVAARMARSMSHSMRQLRNAAFDVAEKRLPAVVDQLSRTDPGRVDTRVRSIPINTRDEIGEVARAFDQVHREAIRLAAEQAMLRGGVNAIFTNLSSRNQGLIERQLTLISELESREADPDQLEHLFRLDHLATRMRRNGENLLILAGEEPGRRWNQPVPLIDVLRAASSEVESYERIELAGISESEIHGTAVTDLVHLLAELLENATTFSSPHTKVRVTSTRLPDGRVVVEIHDKGIGLTAEDFADINHKLANPPTVDASVSQRMGLFVVGRLADRHGIRVQLRPSGELAGTTSLVMLPEAITHGGGGEELPQDDFTVSRIVPEPQPAPSYEDASELSSRTAAELGFDDSAYDRDQGQNQFLGQYSGMGATPPEQDPRHDQAASGPLAQSGYQNSAFTQPEANYTTQTESEQQPYIGYNSPSQQGEWGDSGSFEMPFASQFGTEAESGPSAPEVSRDRVEFHRPGPSPSGIHSMTDAGLPRRDKQWQPSEETGAQGMVGDPAAPAAPQRPHQAPQQQEDGAPWQSENDQRWHRAERLREPKAGGVTSSGLPRRVPKANLVEGAAEPTGQGGPQVSRAPEDVRGRLSNLRRGVQRGRDARSGTPGRDQHDQQGFGPGSTYDQER
- a CDS encoding acyl-CoA carboxylase subunit epsilon; this encodes MSTPSDIADPAAAAAATLVRVEKGHADAEELAAVTAVLLARAAAGTHRTAGSTRPSRSAARWRRLERRPAFSAPHSWQG
- the cimA gene encoding citramalate synthase, which codes for MKDLPDDGFHVFDTTLRDGAQREGINLTVADKLTIARHLDDFGVGFIEGGWPGANPRDTEFFARARAEIDFKHAQLVAFGATRKAGVRAEDDAQVKALLESGAPVITLVAKSHDRHVELALRTTLEENLAMVRETVAYLRSQGRRVFLDCEHFFDGYRANAGYAKQVVSAAHEAGAEVVILCDTNGGMLPGQIDAVVRTVLADTGARLGIHAQDDTGCAVANTLAAVDAGATHVQCTANGYGERVGNANLFPVVAALELKYGRRVLPEGALEEMTRISHAIAEVVNLTPSTHQPYVGVSAFAHKAGLHASAIKVDPDLYQHIDPERVGNTMRMLVSDMAGRASIELKGKELGIDLGDDRALVGRIVARVKERELEGYTYEAADASFELLLRQEVEGRPRRFFRVESWRAIVEDRPDGTHANEATVKLWAKGERIVATAEGNGPVNALDRALRVGLERIYPQLATMELVDYKVRILEGKHGTESTTRVLVSTADGQGEWSTVGVGENVIAASWQALDDAYAYGLLRAGVDPQE
- a CDS encoding GTP-binding protein encodes the protein MDFASSSGAARSTTSAKIVVAGGFGVGKTTFVGAVSEINPLRTEAVMTSASAGIDDLTHAPDKTTTTVAMDFGRITLDQDLILYLFGTPGQDRFWFMWDDLVRGAIGAVVLVDTRRLADCFPAVDYFENSGLPFVIALNGFDGHQPYNPEEVREALQIGPDAPIITTDARHRSEAKSALITLVEHALMARLR
- a CDS encoding acyl-CoA carboxylase subunit beta: MTNLEGAPAEASDVRGRVAELHAIREQARRGPSERATEAQKAKGKLTARERIDLLLDEGSFNEVEPLRRHRATGFGLEAKKPYTDGVVTGWGTVHGRTVFVYAHDFRIFGGALGEAHATKIHKIMDMAISAGAPLVSLNDGAGARIQEGVSALAGYGGIFQRNTKASGVIPQISVMLGPCAGGAAYSPALTDFVFMVRETSQMFITGPDVVQAVTGEKVSQNGLGGADVHAETSGVCHFAYDDEETCLEEVRYLLSLLPQNNRENPPTVESDDPASRRGDSLLDLVPADGNRPYDMRKVIEEIVDDGEYLEVHERWATNIICALTRLDGQVVGIIANQPQSLAGVLDIEASEKSARFIQMCDAFNIPLVTFLDVPGFLPGVDQEHGGIIRHGAKMLYAYCNATVPRISVILRKAYGGAYIVMDSQSIGADLTYAWPTNEIAVMGAEGAANVIFRRQIAGADDPEAMRARMVKEYKSELMHPYYAAERGLVDDVIDPTETREVLIRSLAMLRDKHADLPSRKHGNPPQ
- a CDS encoding roadblock/LC7 domain-containing protein; this translates as MSQAAQNLNWLITNFVDNTPGVSHTVVVSADGLLLAMSEGFPRDRADQLAAVASGLTSLTSGASRIFEGGVVNQTVVEMERGFLFIMSISDGSSLAVLAHPECDIGLVGYEMALLVDRAGNVLTPDLRAELQGSLLN